Proteins from a genomic interval of Lolium perenne isolate Kyuss_39 chromosome 1, Kyuss_2.0, whole genome shotgun sequence:
- the LOC127339860 gene encoding uncharacterized protein: protein MCDKSDCDCQSLGVFRGPLVSGSHDFDEHCMFGNDMYLTKGQVDFLNEHCNHFPTEEFEYYVYRMTKSAVIKNKCKLDIGKKFTAKYLKRFIDDAPGNDVTLSLEYTDSNARFKVTMHEHGKGEGQECNHSNCLPDDSDDSDSSESSDCTSGIREQLGWGHNGKIYYRLRKMGSSVCPSGGGVQLPISTRRLNPYGEV, encoded by the exons ATGTGTGACAAGTCTGACTGTGACTGTCAATCCCTTGGGGTCTTCAGAG GGCCACTGGTAAGTGGGAGCCATGACTTTGATGAGCACTGCATGTTTGGAAATGACATGTACTTGACAAAAGGTCAAGTCGATTTCCTTAATGAGCACTGCAACCACTTTCCAACAGAGGAATTTGAGTACTATGTCTACAGGATGACCAAGTCAGCAGTGATAAAGAATAAATGCAAGCTG GATATTGGAAAGAAGTTCACTGCCAAGTACCTGAAAAGGTTCATTGACGATGCTCCTGGCAATGATGTTACTCTTTCTCTAGAGTACACCGACAGCAATGCACGCTTTAAAGTGACCATGCATGAACATGGCAAAGGGGAAGGCCAAGAATGCAATCATAGCAACTG TCTACCTGATGACTCTGATGACTCTGATTCATCTGAGTCATCAGA CTGCACGTCCGGCATCCGAGAGCAGCTTGGCTGGGGGCACAACGGCAAGATCTACTACAGGTTGAGGAAGATGGGGAGCTCCGTATGCCCGTCCGGCGGTGGGGTGCAGCTTCCGATCTCAACACGAAGGCTAAATCCGTACGGGGAAGTTTGA